Below is a window of Pochonia chlamydosporia 170 chromosome 7, whole genome shotgun sequence DNA.
ATGCTTGTTATGAACAAATCCCTTGCCAACGAGGCCGAACAGCTTCTGGATGATGGGTCTGTAGATTTGGAATCCACGAATCCCGCAGGAGATTGGCTCGAAGTTGGCCGCAAGCAAAAGGCCGCAGTCAGCCGATCAGCGGGATCAAACTCTTCGACACCAATCACGAAGATCTTTGGCGGACTCCTCAGATCCGAATTTAGAGTTCCTGGGCTCAAAGATTCTATCACCACAGAGCCATACCAGCCCCTGCAGCTTGACATCGGCTCGCCGGATGTGCGAAATGTTGTAGATGCACTCAGGGGACTCACAAGACCTGAGCGCATGCAAGGGGACTTCAACTCCCCTCGAGGCAAGGATGTTATGGCCACAAAGCAAGTGTTTATTGAGTCTTTGCCACCAGTTCTCATCCTGCACCTCAAACGCTTCCAGTTCGATGCCACAGCCAACGGCACTATCAAGATTTGGAAGAATATCGGATACCCGTTGGAGCTTGAAATTCCCCGCGAGGTTCTCTCCCGGCAGCGTCGCCAGAACATTGGCGACGGCCCCATGCCGCGGTACAAGCTGATCAGTGTGGTGTACCATCATGGAAAGAACGCCAGCGGCGGCCACTACACTGTTGATGTTCGTCGACAAGATGGCCACGAGTGGCTTCGCCTGGACGACACCGTGCTCCGACGAATTCgcaaggaggaagttgcCCAAAatggagctgaagaagaagtcaaggacCCCCGCAAGGAGCAGTCTGTAGTGTCTAATCCGTCAGCCAACCGCTTTGGTGCGATGAATGACGAAGACACCGGAGACGAGGATGGCTGGAAGCAGGTCACAACTTCCACCAGTGGAGGAGGTAAGAGATGGAGCAGCGTGGTCAACGGTAGCACCACCCCGGCCACGAAGGACAAGcaggccaaggacaatgtcaaggacaacaaggtAGCGTACTTGCTGTTCTATCAACGCATGTAAGATTGAGGGTTAGACCTGCATATGAACAAAACGGGCTTGCAACTGTTGTCACAACTGGCACTATATGTAACAAATATCGCATTGTTAAACGGAGGTACCGGTGGCGGAGAATGTACAAAGGAATCCATTAGCATAGTCCTGAACTAGCCATGGCTAGGACGGCAGTAGCAGACAAAGGAGgaaggagatgatggtgacgacACTTGAGGCTCATGATTCTGGCGTCTTGTGCTTTGGGGGCGGTCTGAGTGGCGGGAGATGTAAAATAGCATCATGGCGCTGGATGGCAAAGTAGCGAGATAATGATAATTGGTGGTCAGAATGCCTCCGCTGTCTCAAAGTTCCTATATGAAGCTATCTTGGCTTGATGATGTCTCCTAGTGAACTGACCAGATACATGCATATTACTCGCTCCAGCTCAATGAATACAGATCCGCATCACCAAATTTTATCAAGACTAGTAGAAAGAAATGAAACGCCAACATTTAATCTTGTTCGCAAATCAAAGTATTCTCACAAGATCAATCAGCATAGTAGCACACCGTCCATACACCACTTCCAGAGGCCCACACAATGCTATAAACGAAAAGAGTTTATTCTCCGACGAGACATCTATACATAGTAAGCGTACACGAGActgtcaagtccatcaaTCCCCGATTGATCTTTCAAAAACCTCCCCCTTCACATCTTGCCAATTTTTCCCCCCGATTCCATCCCTACATCCTTAGTGTCGCTTCGTGACGGTCATGGAATCAAGGGCATCCTTCTCGGCAAGCTCGGCCTCAACCTGGTTGATAATGTCGCGCAAGTAGGGAGTATCCTGTCATTTTTGTTAGCCTCACACCGGTCCCTGCCACGGCTGCAATCACGAACCTCCTCGGGCTTGGTCCACTGGTCCTTGGGCAGCAGCTTGTGCTGGTAACTGCACTGGACGGAGCGGCGGATACGGTAGATGCGGTCGTACGACTCCTTGGGCGACAGGCGCTTGAGGGCAATCTGGGTGGATTCGCGCTCTTCCTCGGCGAGATCATCGTATCTATTTGGTGGTTAGCTCCCTCAGCAATTGATTTAACGGCCCCATTCCAAGCCATTGATGCTTGAAATCATCTTTCCCTAGCTCTTCCATTTCTCGTGAATGCATTTTTGAGCCGATATATTGAATTTCGGTTCGATGGGATGACTCGGGTATATTAGGGAGTAGGTTTCGTACCTCAGGCCGAGCTTCTTGTATCCGGCGGCATTGGCGTACCAGTTCGCGGCGGGCATGAGCATGTTGGCCAGCCAGGGGCGGCGGAGGACAAAGGGAGCGAGAGAGTAGCCGCTCATGATGGGCGAGTTGGCGAGTGACTTCGAGGGGAGAGGTCGGATTGAAGGAGCTGGTTGAAGTGAGCGAGTTCTGGGCtacttttctttttgccggGATGCGCGAAATgcggcgacgatgattgGGGGAGGTTTTCCGGGCGTCACGTGGTGTGGTGGAAACTGTGGGCACGTGATTGGATACGGTGGGCAACGTTTATTACGGGAGCTAGAGGTCGTTTGCTGGTTTCGTCTTGacgttgacgtctggtctgacGAGGGCTGCATTGAAGCTCTGCACAATTGGATCTATCTGGTGGCCCTGAGAAAGTGCAGTGTCGCGAACTTCAGCTGTTTTTCTGCTATGTCGAGCATATACAAGTCTACGTCGATGAATTATTAGCAGCAAACTGAGGAGCTCTGCGCTGGAATATCGCAATCAGGCATATTGAAAGCGAGTGGTTTCCAAGACAATCACagttggacatgatgcagcGGTCAGGGTGATGCTTTCTGCCTTGACGACCATATTCAGGCTCTGTGTCTAGCCGAGGCATGCTCTATTCCTGGCTTCGCATCTCTGACATCACAGGTACTTCGTGCATAGGCGTTGCACAGAGACGTAGGCAATTCCTGATTCTGCACTCTCGGCAGCTGAACAGGACAACTTCTGAGTTTCTCCGAGAACATGGGGCTGTCTTTGGTCCCATGTGCCTGTGTTTCCGTCAGATCCGCCTCATCCTGGGCCCTGGATCGGGCATACACGGGGCAGCTCCGAACTTGTCGCCAGGGCTCAAACGGGTGCCACAGGCACATCACTCCACCTGGCGTTTGCGAATGTTTGAAAGGGTGCGGGAACATACCAAGGTATGTATGGCGATTTGCATCCGCGGGTGCCGAAGCCAGGTAGAGAATGATTCGGGTTTTCAATGTTAGGAACCGTGATTTTGCTCGAGTTGTGCATACGAATGGTCTTGTCGTGGCGATACAGTAACGGAAGAGCGACCCAGGCTAGCACGCGACTCTGCAGCATGTTGATGCAGGTGCAGATTAttttgatgtccatgtctgcatgTAGTGACTTCAAGCTTCCAGACCTGGGATGGGGCGCACTGCATTGGAGAGGGCGATGGCTGGGCGGAAGGAAGCTTGAGCCCTGATGTCAGCTGTGTCTTGGGTGACAGGCTGAAAGCAGgcgccaaccagactcaagtgcttgaagtggatgatgagacgTTGACCTCAGAAGGTTGAGAGAGGGGACATGCTCCGAATTTCGGTCCCTGTCGATATTGGGCTCCAGCTACATATGTACCAGTGATAAGAGCACTTGAGGGCACATGacagagtacggagcagtGTGGTCTCTCAAAACATGTTTGATTGCAAGTTGATGCCAATTGGTTTCTCACGGAGTCAGGGAATGCGCGGTTCATGTTGGAGTCAAAGACATGTCGACATGGCACAGAACCGTCCATTAGCGGCCGGTGGCCCCCAGGCCCATTTGTATTTGACACGGCGAAGAACCACCAAGGCACATGCATTGAACGCAACGAAAAACCAATGCTCGGTAGCTGAACAAGACaaggccagacttgacttcatgtctggttcaatgttgacttgCACCCGGCTTAAGCTGGTCTCGTCATTCGTCATGGCTGCCGACTCCACTAGAGCCGCTCCACTAAACCCACTACACTCccattgacatcaattgTTCAAGGTTCCCGGTGCCCATTTTTGTATGCAGCAAGTCCCTCGTCCCTCGTCCCAGcgcagtccatgtccacaaTTTCTTCACCCGGCCCTGACCTCACCTCAACAATCCACCACGCTCCAAATCTCCTCCTCTACATTCTACGCTTCACCCCATACCGACAAAACCCGCCCTCCTCCGTCGACATTCTTCGCTTACCGTCCGTCCATTCGCCTCTTTTTCCACGCTCGTAGCTACCGTTGCTGTGCGCACGCTACTCGGATTCTCCTCGCATTGTAAAAGTCAATGGCCCCGGCTGTTCGCTAGGTGGGAAACGGCACGGGTCTCTGCAAGTGGGAGCGTATCGCTGTGTTCCCCGCAGTAGCCGCCAGTCCCAGGCTTTTTCTCCCGGCATCGGCTCGAATGCTCAAGCACGAATTCCTCAACCATAGAGCAGCCAAAATTCCGTGCTGCTTCAATTTTATAAAATTTCAAAACCGACGTCCCGCGACGCCGTCAACTTGGCCTGGTCGGCCCGTGATTTCTGAACAACTCGAATCTTTCTTGGACGCAGACCACACGCTGCTCTGGCCGCTCGGGGAGGGGGACTTGAAGCCGTGAGAGAACGATAATCCAGGCTTTGCCCCCGATATCCGCCCCCGAGTCGGGTCATTTTCTCTCACAAATCTTCATCCGGTCGTGTGCTCTGAGCCCGACCGCAAAAACGCCGCCGACGAACTGCGACCCGATTTCATACAGAGGCATCGAGCAGGGGCATGTCTCACGACCAATCCGTCGAGCCAGGCAGGGTTTCCTCGTCACCAGAGCATGCAACAGCATCATATCGACCCTCGGCCGATTTTCCAATGCACCACGTCGGGGCCTTGACCCCGTTTCAGAAATGGGCCGCCTCTGCTTCCGACTCGCAGTTCAACGCCGTGGCGGGTGCGATAGGCGGATTCACGTCCGGGGTAGTCACTTGTCCCCTTGACGTCATCAAGACAAAGCTTCAAGCCCAGGGCGTGTATAGGGTGCTGCAGGATGGACGACATGTGGGACAACCGAGAATGTACAATGGCCTGGTTGGCACAGCCAGTGTTATTTGGAGAGAGGAAGGTGTGAGGGGCATGTATCGTGGTTTGGGTCCTATTGTTATGGGATACTTGCCCACATGGGCTGTCTGGTTTACCGTTTACAACAAGAGTAAGGTCTGGATGGGCCAATATTACGGTATGTTTATCCTCACAAagtcaacttggccaagatcTGTAGCTGCTGCCTCGGAAATAATGACTGTACTTACACTGACTGACCTCTGCTGCAGAAAACACACATCTGATCAACTTTTGGTCTTCCATCATTGCTGGTGCCAGTAGCACCATTGTCACAAATCCGATTTGGGTCATCAAAACCCGGCTCATGTCACAGAGCCATTCTCCAGCCAGAGACCATGCGCATTACATGTATCCGAAGCCTGCAAGTACCCCAACTTCCAGACCAGCACTGAATCACCCATGGCACTACCGGTCTACTCTTGATGCCGCCAGGAAGATGTACACGTCTGAAGGACTGGCATCGTTCTATTCTGGACTTACCCCTGCACTCCTCGGATTGACTCACGTCGCTGTTCAATTCCCCACATACGAGTATCTCAAGACGCAGTTTACCGGACAAGGGATGGGAGAGGGTGCAGGAGAAGCACACTGGTTCGGCATCCTATCGGCATCGGTGTTGTCCAAGATTTTGGCTAGCAGTGCCACATATCCTCACGAGGTTATCCGAACACGCCTTCAGACGCAACGACGACCAGTAGCCGGTGAACAATTTCTACAGGGGCTTGGTATTGCTTCCCCGAGTCCAGGCAAAGGCGCCACAGTCGATAGCCGCAAGTACCGAGGCATTGTGATGACTTTCAGAACCATTCTGCGAGAGGAAGGCTGGAGGGCATTCTATGCAGGGTTGGGCACCAACATGATGCGAGCCGTTCCCGCGGCTACCGTCACAATGTTGACGTACGAGTACGTCATGAGATTTCTGCATCGAGCAAAAGAGGAGGGCACGTCCAAAATGCAGGGACATCAAGATCCATCATGAGGGACACTGCGAGACACGGCGACTTTTCGGGATTTTTCAGGGATTTTTCAGGGCAGCCTAAACTCCTTCTGCAACGTCGAACACGAATCTCATCTTTTTCCTAAACTCATACATACTATATACACATATTTATCAGAGGACGCGGCCGCTTGAGATGAGCAAAGCCGGAGATACCCCATATGGCTACGGTTGTAGGTATAGACGATTCCGCTTCAGGAAACGgagctttctttttttttttttcaagTCAGAATACGCCTTCCCCGAGCtcgtctttttcttctttgttccAGACACTGTGCAATGACTGCAATGAAGGGTGTCGATATATGTTCACATGGAGCACTATGGAGGCTAGGGAGAAACAACGAACCAAAACGAGGAGGGCAGAGTCGGTAGGGCAAGGTGTAGCATTACCTGTACGTACATAGCATGGGAGtttttggttctttttttttttttttttaaataTAGCCATTATTTTGATTACTTAATTCTCGGGTGGTGAAGGATGTTGTGCTTTTGTGGACAAGTTGTGTGCTATCTCCGACCTGATTCTCTCTTGGCGGCTCTAATGGATGATCTCGTGTATCTATGTCAGTCAGCTGAGTGAAAGGGTTACGAGCCGTGGGAGGGGATTTTGGTGCGCACACAAACAGTAAGCTTGCCATGGCGAATGCTGCGGCTGGAGCAACGAATTTCTATGCAGTGTGAGGGCATGCGCCGGATTATTGCGTAAGACTAATTGGAACATGCTCGGCTTACTCGAGGGTCCATGCTTTGGAGAGACGGGGTGTAGGAGCAAGACAATAGTCAGGTTTTGCTTCAGAGAAGGCTATGGAACGTTTGGCAGGTTTCAATTGACGAGATGGACGGAGTACACGGCGTTAACGAGTATCTGCGCTGTTGATGCCCGTGTGTGATGAGAAGTGAGTGATGAGACGGCTGACGCAGTGTAATTGTGCGTGGCGTGGTGTGGTTGTGCAAACGACAGCCTTGACATGGCAGAtcagatcagaccagacatggatggaccagactccagctccagctccagctccaactccaacttggcatttgccTTGTGTCCATCCAGCAGGTGGCCCAAGCtccctttttcttccctGCAGCCTTTTTGGCTCAAGCACATCATTTCACTTCCATCACCCGGACAAGGCTTCCCGGAAGCCGGAGaggagacagagagagagcCATGGATTCGAACGCGCACCAACCAGAGTGATTGGGCGCAGGGGGCGAGCGGTCCAGAACACTTTTGAACATTCAAAGTCACCAGGTTCTGATCTGGTCCATCCGGTTTGAGCTGAGTCCCTCTGGTTCCCCCAGGTTGGTGAGCTGGTCAACTTGTCGCGCCAGCCCAGCACAGGCACAGCAAGCCCCAGCCGTTTGTTGGTCGGCCATCGCACAACgcagcattcaatgttgcccttTGCGACAGCTCCTCTTCGTCGCGCAGAATAAATACCAACCCAGCGCAAGCTCGATTCTCTGTTCTCCCCCAGCCGCCAATCTCTTTCTTCCATCACACCTTTTTTTTGGCGCTCATACCCTTTTCGCAGCTTCCTCCCCTTGCACCAGTTCCTTAGCGTTCGACAACATAGCCCATCATGCCCGTCGAACTGCGCAAGCGCAAGGCGCCGCAGCCACCGCCTGCGCCGGCACCAGCTCCCAAAAAGGCCACCAAAGCTGGTAGACCTCccaaggcgaagaagccTGAGCCTGCGGCGAAAAAGGAGGACGAGAAAAaacctgctgctgctgctgctgctgcgccGGCGAGCAGAAAGATTGCCGTCGGAGATGtcattgacttggatgacTTTGGCGGCGAGATCCAGACCAATGATGGCGAGACGACcacgttgaagaagctgcttgaGGAGAGTGGAAGCGGTGTGGTGTTGTTTACCTATCCCAAGGCATCTACCCCTGGCTGTGAGTCTTGAATTTTACTTTATTCTAAATTATCTTTTTAATTACGCGCTTTGCGGTGGATATGTTACGCAGTTGCTGATATTGTTTAGGCACGAACCAAGTCTGCCTCTTTCGCGACTCCTACACGCCGCTTACTGCCGACGGTCTCGCCATCTACGGCCTCAGCGCGGACTCGCCCAAGGCGAACACTACGTTCAAGGAAAAGCAGAAGCTTCCGTATCCCTTGCTGTGTGATCCGCAGGCTACTCTCATTGCCGCCATTggcttgaagaagcagcctAAGGGGACGCAGCgtggtgtgtttgtggttgatAAGAAGGGCAAGGTGCTTGTTGCGGAGCCGGGCAGCCCTGCTGGGACGGTGGACAAGGTGAAGgctttggtggaggagttgaagaagtaAGTGGTTTGGGTTTAGGTTTGAtgtgttgatgctggtgatgatggtggttttttgacgatgatgatggttggACGTTAGATAGAGTGTATGGGGTTATGGGTGGATTGTACGGATATGGAATGAATGTTAGGGTAGGAATAGCAAGCGATTTGGTTTTAAGATTGACTGCTGCTCGACGTGGTGTAATCTGACTAAATCTGGTGAGGGTGTGCCGAATGTGTGGGAGCTTGTTGAAGTAGCTTCCATCGTCCACGACCGCCACACACTCTCCCACAAATAGTACATGACATGTCAATTGAGCTTCCACATTAAACCAATGTTGATTAAGTACCATATTTTAAAACAATTGATTTTCTACTACCTACTGCCTCTGGCATAACATTGCCAGCTCGATGCCAAAGAGCTATAGGGTAATTTCGGCAAAACACCGGCCCAGTCCACCACCCAATGATCGTGAACCCATATCCAACCTCAAAACGCTCGTTCAACCCGTCAACTACACCCCAACGACCGCACTCAATCCATCGCAACGTCACAATGTCGACTCAAGCGGTGGCCAAAGCTGCCGGCGGCGTCGTTTCCATCGCAAAGGTACATCCCAATCGCGACCCCGCCACCTCCCCCAAGACCAATTGGTCTCAATCCGACCGCCGAATCGAAAATTACTAACCCCAACCTCTCGCGTAGAAACAAACCGTCCAGTCCGCAGGAATATGGGAGTCCATCCGAAAAGCCCTCTCCATCGACGCCAACCGCTCCAACGGCGTGCCCCTGAACCCGTACTACCGCAACCCGGCGCCCGGCAGCAACGACCCCATGGCGTTTGATGACCCCGTCACCCTTCCGGCGGGTGACATCGCCGACAACCCGTACTGGAAGCGcgaccaccgccgccacTATCCCCAGCTGAGTGTCATGAAGCAGGCCGACGTGGCGAGCTTGTTGACGATTGGCAGCGCTGCCGCCCCCAAGGTCGACTTGATTGGGGAGGCGGGCGAGAAGCAGCTCGTTGCGGCGAAGCAGGAGGGTGAGACGGGCCTGGCAAAGGTGCTTGAGAAGACGAGCGGGAAGGATGTGTTTGTGAATGggctgccgccgctgccgaGTGGACAGACTTTGGGGTCGGGCTCGTGGGACGTGCATAAGTATGAGCTGACGGAGGAGAATACGTATCCCCAAGGGTGAGTGATAGTCTTGTGAGTTTGGGTGTGACTTTTTGCTAACTGGTGTAGATATCCGTGCCGGACTTTCGTATAGATGGAGGGGAAGATTACTTGTACATAAGACGATGTAACATGGAGGTCATAGAGCCGGTTTCCTTTGTGATAAGAATTGAAATATTCTCTAAACGTTTTCCGTGTCCTATATGTCGTGAAATCAACGCCTTGTCGTAAATCATAGCCATTCTATCCATGAATATACACGAAAAGTATTCCCAAATCAACGCCAGCAATGCATCATGAAACCATCCTCTCtacaaccttgaccttcCCCTGCGCCCGCTTCACCCGATCATCAAAATCCTGAACCGCCTCATCCGTATTCTCTGTCGATAACGTATCCGGCTCAACCAGCGAGTACACCATTCTCACATTCTTGTCTAACCGCGCATTGCTCGGTAGCGGCGGTAATGTGCACTTTGTCTCCTTCTGCTTCGCAACCTCACTGTCCGCTGATTGATCTTGTTGCGACTGGGGAGGGAGTCTGTTTGCCCAGATGACTGCCCGACTTGCTAGCCGGCCGCTTTCGAGAAACTTCTCAAAGCCCTTTTGCATGCCAAAGGAGCGGCCTTCCATGCGGCCTGCTTTTTCGCCGTCTGCGAGGCCTTGGGTGTAGCCTTGTTGGTAGAAGTTGTCCtcgaggttgaggatgtcgTCGAAGGGGTCTGGTGTGGAAGGCATTTTGGTGTTTTATATGTCAGGATTTGGCTTTGGAGTTGGTGGGATTGGAGTGTAGTGTGAGTGGTAGACTtctggttggtgatgacaaAGATGTGGTTGAGTGTGGATGAAGGGTCTGACTCAGTGGGGCTTTGGGTGGTGAGTTTGGGGAAGGATATCGAAGGTTGACTTGGGTCTACATGGGTGCAAGAGACTGGGGAAACCTTATGAACAATATAAGAGTCACTCTACTGTTTGGTCGTGCATACAGATTTTGTGCAAATTGGTGGGCTTATGTGATGTGAGCAAGTGGCAAGCGGTGGTCGGCATTCAGACGGCATTTGGGCTTACATATCAAAGAGGAaggaagatgttggtggtgggatTAGGTGCACAATTGAGAATACATGTAATGTGTATTTCGAGCCAAAGCAATACGTATTCACTACCAGAGTTGCCTATTCTATTGAATTGCCGTGTCAGACATGTCATGTATGACTTTCAATTGCGCTTGCGTGACTCTTGTCATGTCATTGAGCCCTGCATGTCAAGTTCCTGCCAATGCCCCTCCTCGAATCGGAGGAGGGGCTGAGTTTTCCACACCAAAAGTTGACCCCTCCATGGTGCAAAGCCCAGACTCTCTTCACCTCAGGTGACTCAGGCCTCTGCTTTGTCCTCCCTGCATCTCCGGATTCTTTAATTGCCACCACAACCTCTTGCCATTGGAGTCGATCAACCGCATTTTACCAACTTCAAAACCCGTCGCAGCATTAtcccaagaagaaaattCTGACATGCCGGTTGAAAATCCTATCCTGCCCGTCAAGGGCAAGAGGaacatcctcatcaccagcgcCCTGCCCTACGTCAACAACGTCCCCCATCTGGGCAACGTCGTGGGCAGCGTGCTGAGTGCGGATGTGTACTCCCGATTCAGCAAACTTCGCGACCGTCCTACACTCTACATTTGCGGAACAGACGAGTACGGCACCGCTACGGAGACGAAAGCTCTCGAGACGGGCCAGACCCCCCAGGAACTCTGCGACGAGTTCCACGCGAAGCATAAGGAGGTGTATGACTGGTTTGAGATTGGATTCGACTATTTCGGCCGCACCACGACCCAAAAGCAGACAGAGATTGTGCAGGATATCTTTTTAAAACTACATGAGAACGGATTTCTCGAGGAGCGCACCACAACCCAGCCGTACTGCGAGAAGCATGATGGCTACCTGGCCGATCGATTTGTCGAGGGAACGTGTCCCAAGTGCGGCTATGACGATGCTAGAGGTGACCAGTGTGACAAGTGCGGAGGGCTCTTGGACCCCTTTGAGCTGATCAACCCGCGATGCAAGATCGATGGTGCCCAGCCCATCCCTCGCGACACCAAGCACATCTTCTTGAAGCTGGACTTGCTTCAGCCAGATATTGAGAAGTGGTTCGCAAACGCGCACAAGAAGTACGGATGGCCGCAGAACGGTGTTGGAATCACGCAATCTTGGTTGACCAAGGGCCTCGAGGGTCGCAGTATCACCAGAGATCTCAAGTGGGGTGTTCCCATCCCGCTGCCCGGCTATGAGAAGAAGGTCATTTATGTGTGGTTCGACGCTTGCATCGGATACCCGTCTATCACAGCCAACTACACGGACGAATGGgagaagtggtggaagaacCCCGACGATGTTTCTCTGTACCAGTTCATGGGTAAGGACAACGTGCCGTTCCACACGGTTATTTTCCCTGGCTCCGAGATTGGAACTGGCTACAACTGGACCATGTTGAATCATCTGTCTACGACCGAGTACCTCAACTACGAGAATGGCAAGTTTTCCAAGTCGAGAGGCGTTGGTGTCTTTGGAAACCAGGTCAAGGATATTGGCATCTCGCCCTCTGTTTGGAGATATTACCTCCTGTCGAATCGTCCCGAGACTGGAGACACTCAGTTTGAGTGGCAAAACTTCGTTcttgccaacaacagcgAGCTACTTGCCAATTTCGGTAACTTTGTGAACCGAATcgtcaagtttgtcaatgccaagtGTGATGGAACTATTCCTGAATTCTCTGCCACGTACACAGACGACACGTTCGACTTTCCCGGCTGGGTCCTCCGAGTCAACGCCCTTCTGGCAGAATACGTCGACCTCATGGAGAAGGTCCACATTCGTGCTGGCGTGAAGAAGCTCATGGAGATCAGCACCGAGGGCAACACCTTATTGCAGTACCGACTGGACAACACCAACCTGGTTGAGAAACCTGAGAGAACCAAGACTGTTATTGGCTTGGGCCTCAACCTTTGCCACTTGCTGGCGTCTCTGGCATCGCCATATATGCCCTCAACATCAGAGTCAATCTGCAAGCAGTTGAACACCACGCTTGCCTTTATCCCCGACGTTTGGGATCCTGAGATCCTCAAGAGCGGCCACAAGATCGGAAAAGCGGCTTACCTGTTCACTCGTATTGACGAGAAGAAAGTGGCGGAGTGGAAGGCGGCTTTTGGTGGCAGTGCTGAGTCCCGCGCTGCCGAggaggctgccaagaagaagaagcaggaggagaaggaaaagaagaaggctaGAAaagcggccaaggctgctgaagcCGCTCAGGCCGCTGCTGGCGAAAGCCCTGCgggcaaggacaaggacgcGAAGGCTACAGATggagctgctgttgctcctGCTGCAAGAGATATAAAGGATTTGCCTATCCGAGCTAAGCCTGAGAGCAAGTAGATGAAGATTAGATCTTGCGATTTGAAGATGTGCAGCGTCAAGAGTATTTGCAGAAGGGGCCGGGGCTTATGGAATGACCAGACGGTATGAAAGGTTTTATGAATGATGTATGGGGCAAGATATCATGACTGGCGGTGTACAGGGATTAGCAATCATGTCATAGCGATAGACTTGGATGCTAGATATTTGCAATTGTGTCAAAGGTTGACTATCAAGGATTGGACTTGTGATATGATATTGTGATGTCATTTGGTGTGGTACCGAAGGGCCAGTGTACTTTCAAGTTTGACTATTACCCAAGGTTTATGCCCTTTATGCCTTATTTGTGTCAAAATTTAAGCATCTTTATAGTTGCAAACTATCCAGCTACTCCAGTCATAAAAGCGAAGTGTGATGTCAAACTCAACGCGATATGAAAATCCATGCCCCACATTATCCCACCACCGGTTGACATCTACGAGGGGCAGATTTTGGCGGAGCATCACCTCCAACCTGCAACATCGTCCGTCATCCAAAGCTCTACCTTGCACACTCACACCCACGCGCAGCGCCACTGCGCAACCTCGAAAACCCCT
It encodes the following:
- a CDS encoding ubiquinol-cytochrome C reductase-like protein (similar to Metarhizium acridum CQMa 102 XP_007813881.1), with the translated sequence MSGYSLAPFVLRRPWLANMLMPAANWYANAAGYKKLGLRYDDLAEEERESTQIALKRLSPKESYDRIYRIRRSVQCSYQHKLLPKDQWTKPEEDTPYLRDIINQVEAELAEKDALDSMTVTKRH
- a CDS encoding mitochondrial carrier protein (similar to Cordyceps militaris CM01 XP_006668859.1); the protein is MHHVGALTPFQKWAASASDSQFNAVAGAIGGFTSGVVTCPLDVIKTKLQAQGVYRVLQDGRHVGQPRMYNGLVGTASVIWREEGVRGMYRGLGPIVMGYLPTWAVWFTVYNKSKVWMGQYYENTHLINFWSSIIAGASSTIVTNPIWVIKTRLMSQSHSPARDHAHYMYPKPASTPTSRPALNHPWHYRSTLDAARKMYTSEGLASFYSGLTPALLGLTHVAVQFPTYEYLKTQFTGQGMGEGAGEAHWFGILSASVLSKILASSATYPHEVIRTRLQTQRRPVAGEQFLQGLGIASPSPGKGATVDSRKYRGIVMTFRTILREEGWRAFYAGLGTNMMRAVPAATVTMLTYEYVMRFLHRAKEEGTSKMQGHQDPS
- a CDS encoding thioredoxin-like fold protein (similar to Metarhizium robertsii ARSEF 23 XP_007819333.1); its protein translation is MPVELRKRKAPQPPPAPAPAPKKATKAGRPPKAKKPEPAAKKEDEKKPAAAAAAAPASRKIAVGDVIDLDDFGGEIQTNDGETTTLKKLLEESGSGVVLFTYPKASTPGCTNQVCLFRDSYTPLTADGLAIYGLSADSPKANTTFKEKQKLPYPLLCDPQATLIAAIGLKKQPKGTQRGVFVVDKKGKVLVAEPGSPAGTVDKVKALVEELKK
- a CDS encoding NADH-ubiquinone oxidoreductase (similar to Metarhizium acridum CQMa 102 XP_007813878.1), producing MSTQAVAKAAGGVVSIAKKQTVQSAGIWESIRKALSIDANRSNGVPLNPYYRNPAPGSNDPMAFDDPVTLPAGDIADNPYWKRDHRRHYPQLSVMKQADVASLLTIGSAAAPKVDLIGEAGEKQLVAAKQEGETGLAKVLEKTSGKDVFVNGLPPLPSGQTLGSGSWDVHKYELTEENTYPQGYPCRTFV
- a CDS encoding methionyl-tRNA synthetase (similar to Aspergillus terreus NIH2624 XP_001217109.1), giving the protein MPVENPILPVKGKRNILITSALPYVNNVPHLGNVVGSVLSADVYSRFSKLRDRPTLYICGTDEYGTATETKALETGQTPQELCDEFHAKHKEVYDWFEIGFDYFGRTTTQKQTEIVQDIFLKLHENGFLEERTTTQPYCEKHDGYLADRFVEGTCPKCGYDDARGDQCDKCGGLLDPFELINPRCKIDGAQPIPRDTKHIFLKLDLLQPDIEKWFANAHKKYGWPQNGVGITQSWLTKGLEGRSITRDLKWGVPIPLPGYEKKVIYVWFDACIGYPSITANYTDEWEKWWKNPDDVSLYQFMGKDNVPFHTVIFPGSEIGTGYNWTMLNHLSTTEYLNYENGKFSKSRGVGVFGNQVKDIGISPSVWRYYLLSNRPETGDTQFEWQNFVLANNSELLANFGNFVNRIVKFVNAKCDGTIPEFSATYTDDTFDFPGWVLRVNALLAEYVDLMEKVHIRAGVKKLMEISTEGNTLLQYRLDNTNLVEKPERTKTVIGLGLNLCHLLASLASPYMPSTSESICKQLNTTLAFIPDVWDPEILKSGHKIGKAAYLFTRIDEKKVAEWKAAFGGSAESRAAEEAAKKKKQEEKEKKKARKAAKAAEAAQAAAGESPAGKDKDAKATDGAAVAPAARDIKDLPIRAKPESK